In Gimesia sp., the following are encoded in one genomic region:
- a CDS encoding peptidylprolyl isomerase, with protein MSQNRRAEVDAALADVDFDKFDYQVVFETTKGTIRMDLYPDVAPGHCKNLIGLTKIGFYDGIIFHRVIPDFVIQVGCPQGTGTGGPGYTIDAEFNNIPHETGVLSMARTSDPNSAGSQFFICLGRVPHLDNSYTVFGRTSDKESEAVVLEIGNVDTDHGDRPLDEVKITGSEVIAKEK; from the coding sequence GTGTCTCAAAACCGTCGCGCCGAAGTTGATGCCGCGTTGGCTGATGTTGATTTCGATAAGTTTGACTACCAGGTCGTCTTTGAAACCACCAAGGGAACCATTCGCATGGACCTCTATCCCGATGTGGCTCCCGGGCACTGCAAGAACCTGATCGGACTGACAAAAATCGGATTCTATGACGGGATTATCTTCCACCGTGTTATTCCCGATTTCGTGATCCAGGTCGGCTGCCCCCAAGGCACAGGCACTGGTGGTCCGGGTTACACGATCGACGCGGAATTCAACAATATTCCCCACGAAACCGGCGTGCTCTCGATGGCTCGCACTAGTGACCCGAATTCCGCTGGTTCTCAGTTCTTCATCTGCCTGGGCCGCGTACCTCACCTGGACAACTCCTATACCGTCTTTGGCAGAACCAGCGACAAAGAGAGCGAAGCCGTCGTACTCGAAATTGGTAATGTCGATACCGACCACGGTGATCGTCCACTGGATGAAGTCAAAATCACGGGTTCCGAAGTGATCGCCAAGGAAAAATAA